The window CGCGGACCAGACGGCGGTGAAGGCCGCCTACCGCGAGCGGGTGAAGGCCGTCCACCCCGACACCGACGACGGCGACGAGGAGCAGTTCAAGCGCGTCAACCGCGCTTACGAACGGCTCAAGGAGTGAGTGACCCGCCGGGGACGAGGAGTGACCCGCGCGTTCGCGGCCAGCTACGCCCGACCTCGGGAGAACTACTGTGACACGGGAACTCACACCACGAAAAGGGTTTTATCAGGCGATTCCCTATCCGCGGCTATGAGCGCTGACCGGGCCGTACTGGAATCGGCCCTCGAGCGCGGCGAGCAGGAGGGCGGCAGCGTCGAATTCAAAGAGCGGCTCTCGCGGGAGCTCCACCTCGCCGACGGTCGGCTCGAGAGCCTCGCGGCGCAACTGCGCCACCGCGTGCTCTCCGGCGACGGCACGGCGACGTACGTCGTCGGCGTCACCGACGACGGCGGCATCGCCGGCATCACGCCCGACGCGTTCTCCGAGTCGATGGACGTGCTCTCGATCCTGGCCGAGGAGGCGGGCGCCCACATCGACGACGTCGAGACGTGGGGCGTCGGCGACGACGGCGACCGGGGACTCGTCGGCGTCGCGACGGTCGCGGAGGGGGCCGTCCTCGACGTCGACGACGACCACATCGTCGTCGGGACCGCGGGCCACGTCGACCACGGCAAGTCGACGCTCGTCGGCTCGCTCGTCACCGGGACCGCCGACGACGGTCAGGGCCAGACCCGCGGGTTCCTCGACGTCCAGCCCCACGAGGTCGAGCGCGGGCTCTCGGCGGACCTCTCCTACGCCGTCTACGGGTTCACCGAGGACGGCCCGGTCCACCTGGACAACCCGCACCGGAAGTCCGATCGCGCGCGCGTGGTCGAGGAGTCCGACCGGCTGGTCTCCTTCGTCGACACGGTGGGCCACGAGCCCTGGCTGCGGACGACGATCCGGGGGCTGGTCGGGCAGCGACTCGACTACGGCCTCCTGGTGGTCGCCGCCGACGACGGGCCGACGAAGACGACCCGGGAGCACCTCGGCATCCTGCTCGCGATGGAGCTCCCGACGGTCGTCGCGATCACGAAGGCCGACGTCGTCGACGCGGATCGGCTCGCGGAGGTCGAACGGGAGGTCGAACGGCTGCTCCGGGACGTCGGGCGGACGCCGCTCCGGGTCGACAGACACGGCGTCGACGTCGCCGTCGAGGAGTTGAGCGACTCGGTCGTCCCGATCCTGGGAACCAGCGCGGTCACGATGGACGGCCTCGACGACCTCGATGCGATGTTCGAACGGCTCCCCAAAACGGCCCGGGACGCCGGCGACGACTTCCGGATGTACGTCGACCGGACGTACTCGGTGACGGGCGTCGGCGCGGTCGCGTCCGGGACGGTGAACGCCGGGAGCGTCGAGGCCGGCGACGAACTGCAGATCGGGCCGATGCCCGACGGCTCCTACCGCGAGGTCGAGGTGCGCTCGATCGAGATGCACCACCACCGCGTCGACCGGGCGAAGGCCGGGCGCATCGTCGGCATCGCGCTCAAGGGCGTCCGCGAGGAGGAGATCGAGCGCGGGATGGCGCTGCTCCCCGCCGACGCCGACCCGCCGGCGGTCCGCTCGTTCGAGGCCGAGGTGATGGTGCTGAACCACCCAACCAGGATCCGCGAGGGGTACGAGCCCGTCGTCCACCTCGAAACCGTCAGCGAGGCGGTCGTGTTCCGACCCGAGGGCGGGCAGTTGCTCCCGGGCGACACCGGGACGGCGACGGTCGAGTTCAAGTTCCGGCCGTACCTCGTCGAGGAGGGCCAGCGGTTCGTCTTCCGCGAGGGCCAATCGAAGGGCGTCGGGACGGTGCTGGACGTCGCCGACGACGGCGACCGGTAGCCGGCAGCGGCGCGTCGTCGCGGACGACGTCGGTGCCGTCGTCGCAGACGATCACCGAGAGCCCCGCCACGAGCGGCGGCCGACGAACCGTCCCGCGACGTTGAAGTCCCACGAGACCCGATTCGGAGGCAATGGTCGCAACTGCCGCGCTCGCGCTCGCCGGACTCCTCCTCGGCATCCAACTGCTGGAGACGGCGCTCGATTACCTGAACCTCCAGTACGGCGCCGACGCCGTCCGCGACGCCGACGAGTGGGTCCGGAACGCGCTCGACGTCGACGACCCCGAGGAGATGCTGGCGTATCAGCGCTCGAAGACGATCCTCTCTCGATCTCAGTCCTGGCTCGGCGTCGCCGCCGTCGTCGCCGTCGTCGTGTCGGGAGCGTACGGCGACGTCGCGACCGCGCTGTCGGAAACCGGACTGCCGAGCGCCGCCCAGGGCGTCTCCCTCCTGGCCGGCGCGGTCGTCGCGGGACGGCTCCTCTCCGCGCCGTTCGACGCCTACGAGACGTTCGTCGTCGAGGAGCGCTTCGGGTTCAACAACCAGACCGCAGGGCTGTGGCTCCGGGATCTCCTGATCGGGACGGTCCTCGCGCTCGTCCTCGGCGGGCTCGTCGGCGGCGCGATCCTCTTGGCCGTCGAGGCGCTGCCCGCGGTCTGGCCGGTCGTCGGCTGGGCGCTCGTCGTCGGCTTCTCCCTGCTTATGATGATCGTGTACCCGCGCGTGATCGCGCCGCTGTTCAACGACTTCGAGCCGATCGGGGCCGGCGACCTTCGGGATGCCGTCGAGGACGTCTTCGAGCGCGCGGGGTTCGAGTGCGAGCAGGTCTACGAGATGGACGCCAGTCGGCGCTCCTCGCACTCGAACGCCTACTTCGTCGGCTTCGGGCGAGCCAAGCGCGTCGTGCTGTTCGACACGCTCGTCGAGCAGATGGACCGAGAGGCGATTCAGGCGGTGCTCGCGCACGAACTCGCCCACTGGAAGAAGTCCCACATCTGGAAGCAGCTGGCGGCCTCCGCGGTGCAGATGGCCGTCGTCTTCGCGTTCCTGTGGTGGGTGACGACCTCCCAGTGGGTGTACGCCGCGTTCGGCCTGCCCGCGGAGACGTACGCCGCGCTGGGAATCGGGCTGCTGTACGCCGCGCCCGTCCTCACGCTCACCGCGCCGCTGACGAACCGGCTGTCGCTGGCTCACGAACGCGAGGCCGACGACTTCGCCGCGGCGACGATGGGCGAGGCGGCGTCAATGACGCGCGCCTTAGAGACGCTCGCGGGCGAGAACCTCAGCAACCCGTTCCCGCACCCGGCCTACGCCGCGTTCCACCTGACGCATCCGCCGATCCCCGAACGGATCCGTCGGCTCCGAGAGCAGTACGGCGAGGACGGCGGAAGCGAGGGCGTCGCGGGCGACGAGGGCGGGCCGGACGTCCCGCCGGCCGCGTAGGCGGGATCCTACGCTCGGCGTCGCGGGCTGCCGCTTCGTTCAACGCGGACGTATCCCTCGTCGCGCTCGGCGGCGAGGTCGAGGAGGACGGCCCACTCTACGATCCGCTCGACGCGCTCGCGCCACACGTCGCGCCAGTCGCCGGCCGCGCGGTGGGTCTCCCAGACGGGGACGCGATCCTCGAACTCCGCGAAGACGTCGTCGACCGTCCGTGACTCGTCGGTTTCGAGGCTGTCCAGTACCTCTCTCGCGCCGTAGATCCGGCGCTCGAAGGCCGACCGGAGGTGTTCGGGCGTCGGCTCTGTCGGCTCGCGGACGAACCCCGAGGGCGTCTCCGAGACCAGTTCGAGCGCGCGCAGGAACGTGAGCCACGTCCGCGCGACGTCGCGGCTGGGGAAGTCGAGCCGCCGCAGCAGGCGGGCAGTGCAGTCGTCCTCGCTCGCCGGCACGAGCGGAACCGCACGCCGGGCGTCGGCGACGACGTCGAGCGACTCCGGCGGCTCCGGGAGGAGTTTGAATCGCACGGTCTCCCCTCGCTCACGACCGGTAGCCGAACGACTCGGCGAGAATCTCCTCGTCGGTCTCGCCCAGCACGTGCGTCGGGCCGTCGACGACGTCTATCGTCACCGACGCGGGCGCGAAGATGGTCTCGGGCACTTCGTAGAAGTCCCAGCCGGCGTCGTCGAAGATGTCCTCGAACGGCGTCCCGTACTCCTCGCGCGCGCTCGAGGGCACGCGATCGAACTCCTCGAAGTCCTCGGCGACGGTGAGGTGGACCTCGCCGCCGTAGGCGACGGCGTCGTTCGTGCGGGCCATCGCGACGCTCTCGTCGTAGCTGACCGGGGCGATGGGGGCGGAGCCGAACGCCGACTGGACGTCGCGGACGTCGTACCCGAGTTCGAAGAGGCGGAAGACCGCGAGTTCGGCCGCGCGGGCGGCCGCGGTGACGCTCCCGACGGTCGAACCCGTGGCGTAGGCGGGGAGGAAGACCCCCGAGGGTTCGACGCCGGCCTGCTCGGCGACGTGCTCGGCGATCCGATCG is drawn from Halobellus limi and contains these coding sequences:
- a CDS encoding M48 family metallopeptidase, which produces MVATAALALAGLLLGIQLLETALDYLNLQYGADAVRDADEWVRNALDVDDPEEMLAYQRSKTILSRSQSWLGVAAVVAVVVSGAYGDVATALSETGLPSAAQGVSLLAGAVVAGRLLSAPFDAYETFVVEERFGFNNQTAGLWLRDLLIGTVLALVLGGLVGGAILLAVEALPAVWPVVGWALVVGFSLLMMIVYPRVIAPLFNDFEPIGAGDLRDAVEDVFERAGFECEQVYEMDASRRSSHSNAYFVGFGRAKRVVLFDTLVEQMDREAIQAVLAHELAHWKKSHIWKQLAASAVQMAVVFAFLWWVTTSQWVYAAFGLPAETYAALGIGLLYAAPVLTLTAPLTNRLSLAHEREADDFAAATMGEAASMTRALETLAGENLSNPFPHPAYAAFHLTHPPIPERIRRLREQYGEDGGSEGVAGDEGGPDVPPAA
- the mch gene encoding methenyltetrahydromethanopterin cyclohydrolase, with product MDSINRMAIELIDEAIDFAEELRVVPHELESGATVLDFGVDAPGGIEAGMLLAEVQTAGLSTVQTRMDEIRGAPTPHVELQTDNPALSLLCSQKAGWELTFEDPPYDGLGAGPARALVAEEDEFHELEYFDEFDLTVLSVESIDLPGDRIAEHVAEQAGVEPSGVFLPAYATGSTVGSVTAAARAAELAVFRLFELGYDVRDVQSAFGSAPIAPVSYDESVAMARTNDAVAYGGEVHLTVAEDFEEFDRVPSSAREEYGTPFEDIFDDAGWDFYEVPETIFAPASVTIDVVDGPTHVLGETDEEILAESFGYRS
- a CDS encoding GTPBP1 family GTP-binding protein; translation: MSADRAVLESALERGEQEGGSVEFKERLSRELHLADGRLESLAAQLRHRVLSGDGTATYVVGVTDDGGIAGITPDAFSESMDVLSILAEEAGAHIDDVETWGVGDDGDRGLVGVATVAEGAVLDVDDDHIVVGTAGHVDHGKSTLVGSLVTGTADDGQGQTRGFLDVQPHEVERGLSADLSYAVYGFTEDGPVHLDNPHRKSDRARVVEESDRLVSFVDTVGHEPWLRTTIRGLVGQRLDYGLLVVAADDGPTKTTREHLGILLAMELPTVVAITKADVVDADRLAEVEREVERLLRDVGRTPLRVDRHGVDVAVEELSDSVVPILGTSAVTMDGLDDLDAMFERLPKTARDAGDDFRMYVDRTYSVTGVGAVASGTVNAGSVEAGDELQIGPMPDGSYREVEVRSIEMHHHRVDRAKAGRIVGIALKGVREEEIERGMALLPADADPPAVRSFEAEVMVLNHPTRIREGYEPVVHLETVSEAVVFRPEGGQLLPGDTGTATVEFKFRPYLVEEGQRFVFREGQSKGVGTVLDVADDGDR